The genomic segment CAGCGCATCGGGAATCGCGTGCGAGAACTGGCGGGGCATCGGGGCCGACATCCTCCTACAGGGCAAGCTCGAACTCTCCGGAGAGCGTCTGCGTGCGCGCTTCAAGGTCTGGGACATCCTGCGTTGCCGCGAACAGGGGGATCGCGTGCGCATCGATCGCCATCGCAAGGAAATCGGCCTGCTGGCGCGTACCGTTGCCGACGAGATCGTCGAACGTTTCAGCGGTCGCCGCGGTGTGTCCGCCACTCAGATCGCATTCATCTCCGACAAGACGGGCAACAAGGAGTTGTACCTGATGAACGCAGACGGCTCGAACAAGCGCGCCGTCACCAATAACAACTCGATCAATCTCTTTCCGTCCTGGTCTCCTGATGGCAAGGCGCTGGTCTATACCTCGTACAAAGGCGGACGCCCGGATGTGTGGACGCTGTTTCGCGGCCCCAGGAAAGGCGGACGTCTGCTGGGGGGGAACAGCCCGAAGTACCGCGCGACCTGGTCTCCGACCAATGGCTCGATCGCTCTGGTCATGAACCAGAAAGAAAACACCGACCTCTACACGGTGAACTCGAAGGGAGGGAAGTTGACCCGGCTCACGACCCATCGCTCGATCGAGACCTCGCCCGCCTGGTCGCCGGACGGCAAGCGGGTCGCATTCGTCTCGGATCGCACCGGCTCGCCCCAGATCTACATCAAAGAGCTGGGAGCCGCTTCTCTGGAGCGCCGGATCACCTTCAAGGGCGGTTACAACGCCAGCCCGGCCTGGTCGCCCACCGGTGAGTGGATCGCCTATACGGCCCAGACGGGCACGAATTTCGATCTGTACCTGATCGACCCCGAAACCGGCTATACCACGCCGCTGGTGGTCCATCCGCGCTCGGATGAGGATCCCGCCTGGTCCCCAGATGGCCGGAAGATCGTCTTTCGCTCTTCCCGCAAGGGAAGAAAGAATCTGTACCGGATCGACGTGGATGGGAGGAATCTGACCCTCCTGACCGAAGGGTTCCGCAATTGTTCAAATCCGGCCTGGTCTGGCTGGCTGGAGTGAGGTCAGGGACCGGAATCGTTGCAGTTTCGGTCGGATAGGTTACAAGTTCGGCGGTTTAGCGCGGAGTCGTGGGCGATCCGACCGCAAATCCGATAAAGGGGGAATCGGCGTGATTAGACGACTTTTCATTGTAACGGTCGTGGCTATGGCCTTTGGTTGTGCCAGCACTGGGCCCGAACCAGCGGCCGAGCCGGAGAAAACGGAAAGCTTCAAAGAGGCGGCTCCGGATCCCGGACTCAATACGGCCGGCCAGAGTGGCAGAGGTGCGGATGCGAGTTCCGCTGATCTGCTCTCCGTCTACTTTGGCTTCGACGATCACGGCCTCGGCTCTGAGGCGCGAGCCGCGCTCAAGCGGAACGCCGACGTGATGTCTCGGAACGCCGATCTGCGCGTGACGATCCAGGGCAATGCGGATGAACGCGGCAGCGAAGAGTACAATCTGGCCCTCGGTCAGAAGCGCGCCGATTCAGCTCGACGCTATCTGATCGACCTCGGTGTTGCGGCTTCGCGCGTCGGAACGGTCAGCTTCGGCGAAGAGAATCCGGCTATACGCGGGCATAACGAAACCGCCTGGGCGAAGAACCGGCGGGACGACTTCGTCGCAAGGTGAGGTATCTGGCCCCCCCGGTACTGCTGAGTGCTGCGGCGCTGGTGTTCAGTTTAGGCTGCATCACCGTGCCGGAGTTTCAGGCAGTTCGCCGGGACGTCGAGGATCTGAAGCAGGCTCGCGGAGGCGGAGGGGGTGGTTCCTCTTCTCGCCTGGCCGAACTGGGCGTGGAGGTCGCATCGCTCCACGAAGAGATCGCCAATATGCGGGGCGAGATCGAAGCGGCACGCCACCTTGCCGACACTGCCATGGAAGAGGCCGTTGCGGCCCGTGAGGTCGCGAGTCGGGCCAGCGCCGCTGCCAGGCCGGCAACGCGCGATGCCTCGGGCTCGGGAAGTGGTCCGACAAGCCAGGGCCAGCCGGCTGCCGGTTCGCCGAATATCGTGACGCCCACCGCCGCCCCCACACCCATGAGCGGCGTCGGTGGCGAGGTCAGGGACTACGAAGAGGCTTTTCGCCGCTATCGCGCCGGAGAGCACGTTTCAGCCATTGACCGATTTCAGGCCTTTCTCCAAACTCACCCGTCTTCAGATTATGCAGACAACGCTCTTTTCTGGATGGGAGAGTCCCACTTCAAGCTCGGTGACCACGAACAGGCGGCGGTTACGTTTGACCAGGTGGTCAAGCAGTATCCCGACGGGAACAAAGTTCCCGATGCGCTCTACCGCCAGGGCATCGCGCTTTTGGAGATCGGAAAAAAGACAGGACAAAGTGCCTCCTACACACCGGCCGCTCGCCAGATCTTCGAGCGAATCGTTCGAGACCATTCGAGTTCCCCGCGTGTGACCGAGGCCCGCAGACAGTTGGAGATTCTCGGTCAGTGAGGAAGACGGATCAGAAGAAGTTCATCAAGTATCTCAACGAGAACAAAGAGCGCTTGATCGAGAACGCGCGCAAGGCGCTTGCAGGCGACATCCACCTGGACCCCGATGATTTCTCCGACGAGATCGACTCCGCGTCCTCCGAGAGCGGACTGGCTTTTGTCGGTAGGCTTCGCGAACGCGAACGGGTTCTCTTGCAGAAGATCGAAGCCGCGCTGGCGAAGATCGAAGCAGGCACCTACGGCAAGTGCTTGTCGTGCGGCGAGGATATCGGCCTCAAGCGTCTGCAGGCGCGTCCGGTTGCCACGCTGTGCATCGATTGCAAGAGCCAGCAGGAGAAGCTCGAGCACTAACCCCGGTTTCGGACATCCGGGCCCAGGAAATCCGGGAGACACCTCGCCTTGCCTCTCATCCTCGGCATCGAGTCCTCATGCGACGATCTGGCGGCGGCGCTCGTGCGCGACGGCCACCAGGTCTTGGCGTCGGTGGTGCACAGCCAGGATGCGGTCCACGCGCCCTATGGCGGTGTGGTCCCGGAACTGGCCAGCCGAGATCACGTCCAACACCTGTACGGTGTCGTGGGGCGCGCTCTCGATCAAGCCGGAGTCGGGCTGGAAGAGGTCGATGCGATCGCCGTCACCTCGGGCCCCGGTTTGATCGGATCCCTGCTGGTCGGTTTGTGCTTCGCGAAGGGGCTGGCTTATCGCACCGGACTGCCGCTGATCGGTGTGCACCACATCGAAGGGCATCTCGCGTCCGCATTGCTCGGCGATCGACCGCTGGAATTGCCTTTCCTGGGACTGGTCGTTTCCGGTGGGCACACCCAGTTCTATCGCGTGCAGACGCTGGCCGAACTGGTCCTGCTGGGCCAGACGCGCGACGATGCTGCCGGAGAGGCGTTCGACAAGATCGCCAAACGCATGGGCCTGGGCTATCCCGGCGGGCGCGAGATCGACGAGCGCGCGCGCTCGGGGAACGGGGAACGCTGGAGTTTTCCCAGGCCGATGCTGCGCGACTCGGGTCTCGAGATGAGCTTTTCAGGCCTGAAGACGGCGGTTTCGCTGGCCGCAACGCGTTGTGAGGAAGCCAGCGGCGGAGTGCTCGGAGAAGGCGATATCGCGGATCTCGCTGCCTCGTTCCAGGAAGCCGTCTGCGATGTCCTGATCGAAAAGGCGCAGCGCGCGCTCGACGAAACCGGGCTTTCGCGCATCGCGGTGGTCGGCGGACTTGCGGCCAACTCGCGACTTCGCGAGCGCATGGCGGCCCTGGCGAGCGAGCGCGGGCTGGAAGTCCGGTTCCCGGCGATCCGACTGTGCACAGACAACGCCGCCATGATCGGTGCCGTGGCCGACGGCATGCTCCGGGCCGGGCGCGTCTCTTCGCTCGATCTCGAAGCGTTCTCGCGGGTTCCATTGGGCATGGCGGGCGCGACCCCATGACCCGTATCCGCGATGCTCTCGCACAGCGCGGCCTGGCGCCGTCCAAATCGAGGGGGCAGAACTTTCTGCACTCTTCAGCGACCGCGAAGCGCATCGTGGAACTTA from the bacterium genome contains:
- the ybgF gene encoding tol-pal system protein YbgF is translated as MPEFQAVRRDVEDLKQARGGGGGGSSSRLAELGVEVASLHEEIANMRGEIEAARHLADTAMEEAVAAREVASRASAAARPATRDASGSGSGPTSQGQPAAGSPNIVTPTAAPTPMSGVGGEVRDYEEAFRRYRAGEHVSAIDRFQAFLQTHPSSDYADNALFWMGESHFKLGDHEQAAVTFDQVVKQYPDGNKVPDALYRQGIALLEIGKKTGQSASYTPAARQIFERIVRDHSSSPRVTEARRQLEILGQ
- the tsaD gene encoding tRNA (adenosine(37)-N6)-threonylcarbamoyltransferase complex transferase subunit TsaD, which translates into the protein MLGIESSCDDLAAALVRDGHQVLASVVHSQDAVHAPYGGVVPELASRDHVQHLYGVVGRALDQAGVGLEEVDAIAVTSGPGLIGSLLVGLCFAKGLAYRTGLPLIGVHHIEGHLASALLGDRPLELPFLGLVVSGGHTQFYRVQTLAELVLLGQTRDDAAGEAFDKIAKRMGLGYPGGREIDERARSGNGERWSFPRPMLRDSGLEMSFSGLKTAVSLAATRCEEASGGVLGEGDIADLAASFQEAVCDVLIEKAQRALDETGLSRIAVVGGLAANSRLRERMAALASERGLEVRFPAIRLCTDNAAMIGAVADGMLRAGRVSSLDLEAFSRVPLGMAGATP
- a CDS encoding conjugal transfer protein TraR, producing MRKTDQKKFIKYLNENKERLIENARKALAGDIHLDPDDFSDEIDSASSESGLAFVGRLRERERVLLQKIEAALAKIEAGTYGKCLSCGEDIGLKRLQARPVATLCIDCKSQQEKLEH
- the pal gene encoding peptidoglycan-associated lipoprotein Pal; translation: MIRRLFIVTVVAMAFGCASTGPEPAAEPEKTESFKEAAPDPGLNTAGQSGRGADASSADLLSVYFGFDDHGLGSEARAALKRNADVMSRNADLRVTIQGNADERGSEEYNLALGQKRADSARRYLIDLGVAASRVGTVSFGEENPAIRGHNETAWAKNRRDDFVAR